The Salvelinus sp. IW2-2015 linkage group LG32, ASM291031v2, whole genome shotgun sequence genome includes the window tgggctgatccctcaccttcctcatgatcattgatgccccacgaggtgagatcttgcatggagccccagaccgagggtgatccGTCATCATGAactttttccattttctaataattgcgccaacagttgttgccttctcaccaagctgcttgcctattgtcctgtagcccatcccagccttgtgcaggtctacaattttatccctgatgtccttacacagctctctggtcttggccattgtggagaggttggagtctgtttgattgagtgtgtggacaggtgtcttttatacaggtaacgagttcaaacaggtgcagttaatacaggtaatggtgGAGAACAgtagggcttcttaaagaaaaactaacaggtctgtgagagccggaattcttactggttgtaggttttcaaatacttatgtcatgcaataaaatgcaaatgaattacttaaaatcatacaatgtgattttctggatttttgttttagattctgtctttcacagttgaagtgtacctatgataacaatgacagagcatctacatgctttgtaagtaggaaaacctgcaaaatcggcagtgtatcaaatacttcttctcatttacatttacatttaagtcatttagcagacgctcttatccagagcgacttacaaattggtgcattcaccttatgatatccagtggaacaaccactttacatagtgcatctaactcttttaaggggggggggttagaaggattactttatcctatcctaggtattccttaaagaggtggggtttcaggtgtctccggaaggtggtgattgactccgctgacctggcgtcgtgagggagtttgttccaccattggggtgcagagcagcgaacagttttgactgggctgagcgggaactgtacttcctcagaggtagggaggcgagcaggccagaggtggatgaacgcagtgcccttgttgggtgtaggcctgatcagagcctgaaggtacggaggtgccgttcccctcacagctccgtaggcaagcaccatggtcttgtaacggatgcgagcttcaactggaagccagtggagagagcggaggagcagggtgacgtgagagaatggaaagttgaacaccagacgggctgcggcgttctggatgagttgtaggggtttaatggcacaggcagggagcccagccaacagcgagttgcagtaatccagacgggagatgacaagtgcctggattaggacctgcgccgcttcctgcgtgaggcagggtcgtactctgcgaatgttgtagagcatgaacctacaggacgggtcaccgccttgatgttagttgagaacgacagggtgttgtccaggatcacgccaaggttcttagcactctgggaggaggacacaatggagttgtcaacctgatggcgagatcatggaacggcagtccttccccggaggaagagcagctccgtcttgccgaggttcagcttgaggtggtgatccgtcatccacactgatatgtctgccagacatgcagagatgcgattcaccacctggttatcagaggggggaaaggagaagattaattgtgtgtcgtctgcatagcaatgataggagagaccatgtgaggatatgacagagccaagtgacttggtgtatagcgagaataggagagggcctagaacagagccctgggggacaccagtggtgagagcacgtggtgcggagacagattctcgccacgccacctggtaggagcgacctgtcaggtaggacgcaatccaagcgtgggccgcgccggagatgcccagctcggagagggtggagaggaggatctgatggttcacagtatcaaaggcagccgataggtcagaaggatgagagcagaggagagagagttagctttagcagtgcggagcgcctccgtgacacagagaagagcagtctcagttgaatgactagtcttgaaacctgactgatttggtcaagaaggtcattctgaggaggatagcaggagagctggccaaggacggcacgttcaagagttttggagaaaagaaagaagggatactggtctgtagttgttgacatcggagggatcgagtgtaggttttttcagaaggggtgcaactctcgtctctttgaagacggaagggacgtagccagcggtcaaggatgagttgatgagcgaggtgaggtaagggagaaggtctccggaaatggtctggagaagagaggaggggatagggtcaagcgggcaggttgttggcggccggccatcacaagacgcgagatttcatctggagagaggggagaaagaggtcaaagcacagggtagggcagtgtgagcagaaccagcggtgtcgtttgacttagcaacgaggatcggatgtcgtcgaccttcttttcaaaatggttgacgaagtcatcagcagagagggaggaggggggaggagggggaggaggattcaggagggaggagaaggtggcaagagcttcctagggttagaggcagatgcttggaatttagagtggtagaaattggctttagcagcagagacagagaggagaatgtagagaggagggagtgaaaggatgcaggtccgcagggaggcgagttttcctccatttccgctcggctgcccggagccctgttctgtgagctcgcaatgagtcgtcgagcagcgagcaggaggggaggaccgagccggcctggaggataggggacatagagagtcaaaggatgcagaaagggaggagaggggttgaGGAGGCGAATCAgggataggttggagaaggtttgagcagaggaagagatgataggatggaagaggagagagtagcggggagagagagcgaaggttgggacggcgcgataccatccgagtaggggcagtgtgggaagtgttggatgagagcgagagggaaaaggatacaaggtagtggtcggagacttggaggggagttgcaatgagattagtggaagacagcatctagtaaagatgaggtcaagcgtattgcctgccttgtgagtaggggggaaggtgagagggtgaggtcaaaagaggagagagtggaaagaaggaggcagagaggaatgagtcaaaggtagacttggggaggttaaagtcacccagaactgtgagaggtgagccatcctcaggaaaggaacttatcagggcgtcaagctcattgatgactctccaagggaacctggagggcgataaatgataaggatgttaagcttgaaagggctggtaactgtgacagcatggaattcaaaggaggcgatagacagatgggtcaggggagaaagagagaatgtccacttgggagagatgaggatccagtgccaccaccccgctgaccagaagctctcgggtgtgcgagaacacgtgggcagacgaggagagagcagtaggagtagcagtgttatcatagtaatccatgtttccgtcagtgcaagaagtcgagggactggagggaagcataggctgagatgaactctgccttgttggccgcagatcggcagttccagaggctgcctgagacctggactccacgtgggtcgtgcgcgctgggaccaccaggttttAGGTAGCagggccacgcggtgtgaagcgtttgtatggtctgtgcagagaggagagaacagggatagaccagacacatagttgacaggctacagagaggctacgctaatgcaaaggattggaatgacaagtggactcaacgtctcgaatgttcagaaagttaagcttacgttgcaaaaatcttattgactaaaatgatatagtactgctggctggtgaataggctagctagcagtggctgcgttgttgactttgtttgaaagtgtagctggctaggtaacctctaactggctaggtaacctcgacaattactctagactacacaattatcttggatacaaagacggctatgtagccagctaagatcaaacaaatcaaactgttgtactgtaatgaaatgaaatgtaatactacctgtaatactacctgtggagcaaagcggaatgcaactactcgctccaaaccaaaccggRagtgcgtatcgtagagggagaggcaatagaagtgttgtttcttgtattattgtcttttgtgtctttagaggactgcttcaccttaatgtcccctttcccttttcttctgtccttattttgtcccactttgtcccttctttgtcccttcttctcttctgccaactagacactccttgttagctagctagcttctttcaggaaaaAGAAAaagttctccccactgtatatctacatACTACATCTGCATACTTCAGAagtctactgtacagtatagccaatagagagaaagagcaagtgaTGGTTGCGATCGCATCAGAGCTTCACATCAAAGAGGAGGTCATTTGTTTCCTATTAAAGCCATTCGGGTGTCAGTCTTGTTATGGCTGTGATGCAACAGCAAGGCTAATGGCATTAGCCTCCTTTAAGCCGTTTTGTTCGCCTGAACTGACTGACCTGTGGCTTGGCTCTATAGAATTCAGGGAAGGTTTAAATAAGGTAACTCCCTCTGGGACAGGACTGTACTCACAACGTCTAACTCCCTACAGAGATCTGACCCTGATGTGAGACAACACAGCCCAGAATAGAGAGAAGATTGTCTGGGTataagaaggagatggagagaagggagaggagtggaagagcgAGAAATGGGGCACATTGGGGAAGCAAGGTTGGTTGGTGCACTTGGCAGGAAGTGTAAAAGAGAAAGCTGCTCTTTCAATGCATATGTCCATTAATATGTTATTAACATATTATATGGGTCATAAAAATCGAGAATTTCCTCACTACACACATGTTTCTGCATCTCACCGGTAGAAAAACAGGCCATCTACATTTCCTGGTTGTAAGCAAACCACAATATCCAGAATTGATAGCGATTTCAGGATGCCTTCAAGGGTGGGAACACAATTGGACAAGGAAGTATGGCTCCCGTCAGGCTGTAGTCTTTACAAAGCCAGGGAAAACGAGTCACCCTAAATATCCTTCAATGTCCTGGCAGATAGGAGCGTCGTTAAGTCCAATGGCTCcattgaacaaggacaaccatatctactcaTACTAGTGTGATCGTGCAATCGGCgaaacacaaaggccacaataactgctacaaaacatgactccattcattttttttttagatccgatcagcaggctcaatcaaactCTCCcggcacaattttttttaaataccgcTCTAGggcataattatgtctgaaacacctctcATCAATCAGAATTATGTAGGGGGACTGGAAAAAAACACCCCAAATAGTGTCTAGCAGCGAAAAGTGTAGCCAAAGTACTTCCTCATCAAATGTAGAAACCAATTAAGTCACATAATGGTGTATTACTGGAAGTTGGAACATTTAATTCAAGAGTTTTTGAACCACAATTCATGATCAAACATGTGATTATGATTCATTACGGTCCGTTTTTCTTAGTGCAGCATTTGATTGGCATAACATCATTATTCTCTACTGCAATCATCAACATGTAAAGAATCCCGCTTATCTTTTCAGTTCGATAAATATACAGCTGTTGAACCCCACATCCCTTAAAGGCCAATGTTGCCTGGGTCAGTGGTTTGTTTTCCTCTCTGGAGGAATCCCACGGTGTTCCAAAAATGCCCCTGGTGACGTCAAAACAGTCACAGTTCAGCCAAAATGTTAGCTAGAAAAATGCTTGAAATTGAGGCTATTTTTATCTTTCCAGACATAGAGCCAAGTTTGAGAGACTTATTATTCATGCGGTCCAGGGGACTCATACTGTGCTGTAGCAGTAATTCATGTGTGACATTGAATAActatttttttatctttaaaaCATGCCAGTGGCAAGTCCCGAAGCAGAAACTGTGTGTACTAGTGATGTTTTTGTTAAAGTTTCAACTTGTCCATGTCAAGTAAACGGACAAAGATGTACAGTGAGATGCATTCACACAGCAGAGACTGTGTGTACCAGTGACGGGATAGAACAGTTGTTCCAGACACACAATGTTCTCGTGCGTTTCAAAGTTACATCGAAGTAGACGAACAAAGAGAAGACATGTGGGTATGTGTTCTTTGGTACATGTTCCCAATTTTGTCACGAACTGTCAGATGATAGTGTCAAATGGTAACCCAATTCTGCCTTTAGGGAGCACATCATCTCATATTTCTGGTAAATGATGCTACTgtgtgaaacatgtatcacaaCAACAATGTTTGACAAAGTGTTGCAAGAAGCAATAGTGtcaaataaccaggcatcttgtAGCCCTGTCCCAAAACACACATTCCTCAAAGCTCATGTAGCATTGCTTTACCCCCTCTAAGCACAAACACATAGGGTTTAACATCAACTTAAAACCTGTTGCCAAACCTTGGGACTATCGAGTTAATCATGCATGTCAATGGGAAAACGTGGGAAAATTCTGTTACGTGTGCAGATTCTTAAAGGGCTTACGCAACATCAACCTCCTAGATCCCCTCCCCTTGCAGCTGTTCACCTGCAGAAAAGATCTCGGTTGCCACGGCAACAAAGGCATCGGACACCGTGGTCTCCATGGCCACTGAGATGTTGAGCTGTCTCGCCACGTTCCGGTAGACACTCGGCCGCATGCACTCCAGCTCATCACCTAGGAAAACCAGGAAGGACCACAAGGCTGAACAACTAGAAACAGGGTAGCACTGAGAAAGAACAACAGGTCTATCTACCCAATTAATAACTTCACGGCAAAGTGACTTCATTGAAACAATCATTGAAGCACAGGGGCATTAGGAAAACCAGACTGGTCAGAGAAACTGTCATAGGTCAGTTGTTCACCAAACTTTTGGGCTCTGTGTCCAAGCTTTTAGAGATTTGCTGTAATAATCATAGTAAACTAATTCATTGTCTCGGACATAACCCAACCCAAGCTGAACAAATCAGCCAAAAGCCCATAACCCACCAGTGTCCAGACAGGTCCTGCACCACCTTTTGGTACATGTAGATGACCACATTACCTCACTATTTACATTGCTCTTCAAATCTTGCATGTAGGCCTGCCTCACCTGCCTTGGTTAGCCTACTAAGCTGAACAATGCCGTAGCTTGAATGCCCTCACCTCGGATTGTCGGATATTTTTGATACCTATCTCGGTCATGCATGTCCGTCCGCTGCCTGTCCTTAATATCAAAGAAGAAGCAGTATACATGTGGAGGACAAAACCAGTACAGTGTGTCCAATCTATTCAGGGACCATAGGGAATATCAAGGGAAACACAGCTCCAAAGCACTGACCTATACTGTAAAATGCTAGATTTGAAGACAAGTGGTGCACATGCGTTCGAGCAGGAATTTATGGTACATTAAGTTCCACATGTAACAGTTTGCAGCAGGTTCTTACCGAGACAGAGAAGCACAGCAGACACCTCACAAAGCGTTGAGTCCACCTGAGTTTTGGACGAGCCCAGCCCATAGATGTTGAGCCTAGAGTGTATGTAGTCCCTACAAAGCGCCTTGGACTGGGACACCAGCTCTTTGTCGGACGGGGAATGGTCAAAGGCTTCCATCACCCCGGCTGCAAACACAGAGGAGCGACGAATCACCTCCATCTCCAAAGCAGGATTCTGATCAGGGAAAACCTGATCACTTCGGTGTATCAGTGCCTGAGTGGTTCTTCTCAGCTGGAGCCACTACAATGAACTAAATCTCCAATCTGTTGAGAAAGTCAAATGTTTAGTATTTATCAAAATAAAGatttttgtgaatttatgaaacaataaaaatgggtaaaaatGCATGATTTAATATCATACACCACTTTCTTATGTAACTTCAAGTAGGTTGAATGAGTCATAAACTTGCCATAGCCCAAATTTAGACAGctttattaattatttattttattaataagACGTGTTCTAAGGGCATTCCATAGCAACAACTTGCGAGATAAGTCATGGTCCAATGACTGTACCAGCTAGCCCATATTGCGAAGCTGATTAGCTAGACAAACAGGTGTGAAACACAGACAGGTGTGCACGCAAAGTGAGAACACAACATGGAATCCATGTTTGGTTTTCATTTGGGGATGGGGGTAGCATCTAAAACCTggatttaaagtaactgtccagtgaaaatctcacttaaaagttaatattctgttaactcgtatccaaataatgttgttgactcatcctgtaGGCTACTCATATGTGGccaaagcaaaaataaaaaacttcAAAAACCTCACCTctaacttgtatctcaaacatacattcatacagtttcttgactgtgtccagctcccGAATAATCACCTAAATTAAATCTAGACATTCAGGTAGCGTGGAGAATTCCAAAAACAATGGAGAGAGGACTACTTTTTTCCCAAATTTAGACAGCAAGGAAATATAACCCATTTTCAGTGAGGCTCGTTGAAGACCAAATGCAGCCCCCTTGGCAAAATGAGTTTGGCACCCCTGGCCTAGCCCATTATTGGAATAAAGGACTTAACTTGTTTTGTTTAAAGGGCGAATTAcctctggaagccaaaacagccaaattcTCCATCTAAACTAGAATCCATTCACAATTGCAGTATGGTTCTAGAAACGTAATCCcgctactttcatatcacatcaaaataatttcacaaatgcaaaatacacacttactgtgTACACTGTTTAAACCGGTAATAACACAGTTGCAGcttacagtatttttcagtgacaaaaCGTTTGTGGCATCTGTCTTCCGTTCACACGTGTTTGGAGACAGATatctaattagcacaggtagtccatTCTGTCTTccataaacaagcgctgtaacgtGGGAATATGGCCATGTTGGGAACCCTATAAAAAGGTATGTGTCAATTTAACCTTGTATTTTGAAAATTATTTATTGCTGAATAAATAATAAGGTCCCTATTCTTCCAAAACCGTACCACAAGCGATTTATGTTAATTCAGACCAAGCGTTGTAGCTCttttaacaaaactcccccctaCAGAAGAAGCTTTCATCCAAAGAATCTTATTTAAAGGAAcggagagtcatgatcaaggtcTACTCCAGGGCTTGAGACAATATTATTAGTATAGGCTTACGATTATTTAATATCCATACGTGTATAAGAAACGTATCCATGTTTCACAAGCTATATTAACCGCACAATTAGCTTAGAGCATTTCCCATCATTTATTTTACTACGAAAATATACCAATTTATGTAGGCCGTTAAACATATATGCATCGCTTAGAATTACGGTGAAATAGCATTTTCTTCTTCATTACTCATTCATTCTCAATCAAACCTTTTAACCTGGGTATTATAAATATCCTATGTTTAAAGAGGATATAGAGAACTCACCTGACACCTGCTGAAAGACACGCATCACATGGAATTCAACGACGACGTTTTGATTGGATTCGAATCATTCCTCAGGTGCCAAGCTAAGACAAGTCCTCTCGGATACGATGTTCAAATTATAATTCCTGTCTGCATACCGTCACAATCTAATCAAACAACCCCATCTCAACGGGAAAATCATTTATGGAATTCCTTCTCTTGCACGCGCAACCTTTTACAGTTAAAACCTAACGCTTTGGCAAACTGAAGATAAGCCCCGTGAATAAATGTAGCTACTAGCTTGTACAGACCAAATTCATAGAACAAGTTTAAGGTAAACCAGCTCTTCAGTTTCCTTCCTTCTGTGGCAAACGATTTGATTTGTGCGGAGGAGACGGGAAGCGCAGAGTGCGTATCTCTCTGCGCAGCGGTCCTTGGCCACAGTCATGAACGTTATAAACGGAGCATGTATTTTTGTCTGCTTTAACATAATAAGCATGAACATTCATTCATATTCATATAATTAGTTGTATCATATTTCTTGGTTATCTGAATTAATCTCATTCTAAATTGTATTTAAATAAAGGCGAAAACTAACCTACATAAAACAAATAGGCTACCCTGCAACTCAATAAAATAATGATCTCATAGGCCTACTAGGTATAATCCATTTATAAGGGTATTGATTGAACACCAATAGCACTGTTACCATTGTTTAGTCTACCTATACAGGAAGAACACAATGTATTATCTCTATATTTAACTCATCCCAAAGACAAAGGGGCCAGGCGTGGCGCACCTTTAATCCCAATGGGTTAAAAGGATTAGAAATCGAAACCACCTCCTTAGTACTTATACGCAAACATGCTCTCCACATTCCAAATGTAGGCTATAACAATAAACAGTGTTGGTGGAAGCTACTGTGAAAATGTACTTTACCAAGCTATACCAATTACCTTTTACTGGACGAAGTGAAGATACACTACATCTACACTTAAGAAAAAGATGGTTTACTTAACACTCAAGTTACTTTATGAAAGTAGTTCATTGCATCAAAACGACTGAGTGAAAAAGTATCATATCTAAATCTATAATgtcagactacaaattgcaagaacagatcattTTGGAGTCAGATGTTGACAGAATGTGTCGTTTCGcctacaaaacacaaacacaaaaaaattaggcaggtctgatgctaaAAAAAGGAAATCAAttattgcctacttcacccatatttcaTTTTCTTACTgcaaaaaagtagtgtgtagtttcaGTAGTTAGCTTTAGCTCTACAtggcaaaaaagttattaactactgaaaacactagaGATTtaaatttagttcaactaccaccaagttACTGCAAAATGAAGGTAGattactagttgaactatatGAAGTTCCCTACTCCCCAACAATGACTATAAAACATGACTTTATTACTTAAGATTAATCAATTGATTTACATAAGGGTAACGATTTAATTTGGAAAGGTATGGGTGGTAGGGTTCAGTAATGTAATATGTAGTATTTCAAAGGTACTACATAAATCCTAATCAAACATGAGTCCAAACCACTTCCTTCAATGGAAATAGATGAACagcttctatgtgtgtgtgtgtgtgtgtgtgtgtgtgtgtgtgtgtgtgtgtgtgtgtgtgtNNNNNNNNNNNNNNNNNNNNtgtgtgtgtgtgtgtgtgtgtgtgtgtgtgtgtgtgtgtgtgtgtgtgtgtgtgtgtctgactgcagAGTCACTTCCACTTTTCACCACCCATCTCTGCTTTTCAGTCTCATAAAAAGCAGATTGTTGGAAATCCCTCCAGGTCATCTCTGTCATCATGCCCTGTGCCTGGTACAGGGAAAACACTTTGGCTAGCCAGTAGATACATTTTCCTGCCACTCCAGGAAAGCTGATATTTATGTCTGGGCTGTTGGGGCCTTGTTTCAGTGGCTGGTGGCAAAACCTgctcagacagacaggctgagggATGCTGCTCTGAGGATTTCCTCTTTCCTCTGTTTGCGCCTTCCTCACTGCCCCCTTTTTACTGCTGATCTCTTTCACCATCCTCTCGACTGCAACCTGTGGCAGAGGGGCATCCTGGGGAGGACACACCGCTGGTGAGTTTACTGGAGCAGGTGCCTGGGGTGTGACTGGGACAGTGACTGTTTCACTCTCTGCAGTAAGACGCTGCCACCGCTCCTGTGTGTCCAGGAGCTTCTCTGGGCTGGTGTTAAGAGCAGAGCTGATGTTCTTATGCTTGGCCAGATGTTTCACATGCCCTGCCTTGCGGTAGGGTGCAGGAGGCTGTTTGAGTCAGTGCATGTACTCTGCACTAGGGCAGGATAATCCCCATCCACCTGCTTCAGGATTCAGGATGTCTTTCTCACCATGGTGCTTGGCCAGGACCCCATCAATGGCTGCTCTCATGGGCTCTTTCCATCGACCGTGGTCCAAGACAAAAACGTGACCTCCTGTCTTGATGGGCCTTGTGCGGGCAACACGGTACGAAGCTGACTGGGGTAGTGGTGGTGTTGCTAGCAGAGGTGTGCTTGGCAGATCTGAATGAGAGGCACAAAACTCTTTTAATAACAAAGCGTTGACTATACACAAACctaaaccgtgtgtgtgtgtgtgtttgtgtgtagaaaTGAACCCTGATGACATTCCTGAATAGTGCACCATATAAATAgctgtgaaatacattttcaataacaaaaaaatatagtttttacaGCTGTGGACCAAACAGCGGTTGTGGTCCTCCAGCTTCAAACAgtggttttggtccaccagcttcaaacagtggTTTTGGTCCACCAGGTTCAAACAgtggttttggtccaccagcttcaaacagctgtaaaaacaatatttttgttttttgaaaatctatttcacagcgatttagatggtacaatgattccatacactattcagtgcttgtcttctcacataaactgaaattgagcaaATAGTGTAGATGTTTTGCAACCATGAAACGACAGAGCCATTTCCACGAGATAACACAGATACTTTTATtcttacatgttttacatttataTTATTTCTCAACAGTAGATTCCTTCATTGGTTTTCTTTGCATTTGTTTTTTCTCCCTTCACTTTGGTCTGCTTTTATCATTACTATTTATTTTGTTACTACTTTTCTAttgtttctctattttctttctctctgcattgt containing:
- the LOC111957095 gene encoding bcl-2-related ovarian killer protein homolog A-like, whose translation is MEVIRRSSVFAAGVMEAFDHSPSDKELVSQSKALCRDYIHSRLNIYGLGSSKTQVDSTLCEVSAVLLCLGDELECMRPSVYRNVARQLNISVAMETTVSDAFVAVATEIFSAGITWGKVVSMYAVAGALAVDCVRQNQPATVQTIVDSLGQFVRKNLAPWLKKRGGWTDIKKCVVKLDAVPQTHWLSPVAESCKHFLSTLYIYIMKEP